Within Sphingobium sp. SCG-1, the genomic segment CCGGGATCGCCTGCGCGTTCCAGCATCCATGTGCGTTCGTCCCGCAGGATCAGGCGATGCGCGGTGCCGTCCGGGGCTAGCGTCTGTGCGCCGTCTTCAAGGGGCAGGGGCGGGGAGAAGCTGCCGCCGAAACCCGCGTCGGCGATCCATTCGCGGCCCTCGATCGTCACCAGATTGAGCGTGTGTGTGAGCGGCGGCGTCGCGGTCGCCAACAGCCATACGCGGGCGAGCAGCGGGCGCGCCGTGAAACCTAGGACATGCAAGGCGCGCAGGAATAGTGAGTTCTGCTCAAAGCAGTAGCCGCCGCGCTTCCGCTTCACCAGCTTAGCGAACACCGAAGGCCCGTCGATGGCGATGCCGCGTCCTAAAGGAATGTCGAGGTTCTCGAACGGGATTGCAAGCCGGTGCGCACGATGCACCGCTGCCAGCCCGCCTAAGTCCGGGGCTGGTGCAACGGGCAGGTCTATGCGGTCGAGATATGCGGGCAGGTCGAACGGGGCGATCAGTGGTCGGGTCCGATGCAGAACGCCGCAAGCTTGTTGCCCTCGGGATCGCGAAAATATGCGCCGTAAAAGGCTTGCGGTCCCTCCGGTCCGCGCAATCCCGGTGCGCCCTCGTCCGTACCGCCGAGTTCCAGCGCCTTGGCATGAAAAGCATCGACATCCGCGCGGGTTGGGCGCTCGATCCCTACCATATTACCGTTTCCCGGAGAGGCCGCTCCGCCATCGAAGGGGCGGGTGATGGCGATGCCAGGGGCTTCGAAAGATGTTGCGTACATCGTGAGGAAGTTGCCGTCCTCACCCTGCTCGAACAGCCGCGACGCGCCGATGCTGCCCAGTAGGCCGTCATAATATGCGCGCGCCGTTTCGACATTGTTGATGCCCAAAGTCACGTAACCGATCATGCTGCCTGTCCTTTCGTCTTCATCCGATGTGTGTCAGTCTCCAGCCTTCGGGGTCGTGGCTGCACCAGCGGGACAATCGCCGATGCGCTTGCCTTCGCTCTTGATCTTCATGGTCATGCCCATGCCGCCGCCCATGCCTTCGGACTGCATCTCCATCGCCATTGCATAGCTGGTGGGCTGATAGGTGCCTTTCAGCATCATCTTCATGACTGCCTTGGGATTGTTCGGCGCGCTGCAGGTCATCGTGCCGCTGATGATGCCGTTGTTCATGTCCATGTTCGCGTAAGCGCACTTCGCGTCCTTCTGCGCGGCCAGAAAATCCGCGCCAGGCTTGGCCGCCTGTTCGGGCGTGATGCAGTGTTTGACGGTGTTCTTCTGCCCAACCATCTGCTTCATCGCATTGGCGGGCGCGTCCTTGGGCAGGCCGGTCATCTGGACGTCCAGAATTTCCTGAGTCGCTTCCCATTCGCCGGGTTCCAGCTTCACTTCGTCCATCTTGCTGGCGACCTGTTCGGCGGTCATCGGACCCGTCGCGGCCTTGTCGTTCTTGCCGCAGCCGGTAAGCAAGAGCGCCGCGCCAAACACCAATATCGCCGCTTTCATGCCAGCCGTCTCCCGTGTCGCCGCACATCCATTGCGCGGCCCATTGCGAGCGACCATATCAGTGCGCGATGGCTATTCAAATCCGAACCTCGCTTGCCGAACCAGAGACCGGCGAAGACTTCGTCCCTCACCGCCCGGCGCGTCCCGAAAAGACCGAAGGCGGGCGTCCGTTCACGCTCGTCTCCGACTACGAACCGGCGGGCGACCAGCCGACCGCGATCGCGGAATTGGTGCAGACGGCGCTGGCGGGGGAACACGACCAGGTGCTGCTGGGCGTCACCGGATCGGGCAAGACGTTCACGATGGCGAAGGTGATCGAGGCATTGCAGCGGCCAGCGCTGATCTTGGCCCCGAACAAGATTTTGGCCGCGCAATTATATGGGGAGTTCAAGAGCTTCTTCCCCGACAATGCCGTCGAATATTTCGTGTCCTACTACGATTACTATCAGCCGGAAGCCTATGTGCCGCGTTCCGACACCTATATCGAGAAGGAGTCGAGCACCAACGAGAGCATCGACCGGATGCGCCATTCCGCGACGCGTGCGCTGCTGGAGCGGGACGACGTGATTATCGTGGCGTCGGTTTCCTGCCTTTATGGCATCGGCTCGGTCGAGACCTATTCGGCGATGACTTTCCCGATCAAGAAGGGCGAAGTCGCCGACCAGCGCGAGATGATCCGCAAGCTGGTGGCGCTGCAATATAAGCGGAACGACATGGGCTTTGCGCGCGGCAATTTTCGCGTGAAGGGCGACAATCTGGAGATATTTCCGTCGCACTATGAGGACACGGCTTGGCGCATCAGCTTCTTTGGGGACGAGGTCGAGGAGATTGCCGAGTTCGATCCGCTGAGCGGCAAGCGCATAGCGACGCTCGACTATGTAAAGGTCTTCCCGAACAGCCACCATGTTACGCCCGGCCCGACGTTGAAGCAGGCGATGGACGCGATCCGGCATGAACTGTCGGAGCGGCTGAAGGAACTGATCATGGAAGGCAAGCTGCTGGAGGCGCAGCGGCTGGAGCAGCGCACGAATTTCGATCTGGAGATGATTCAGGCGACCGGTTCCTGCGCGGGGATCGAGAACTACTCGCGCTTTCTTTCGGGCCGCCTGCCGGGTGAGCCGCCGCCGACCTTGTTCGAGTATTTGCCCGAAAATGCGCTGCTCTTCGTCGACGAGAGCCACCAGACCGTGCCGCAGATCGGGGCGATGGCGCGGGGCGATCATCGGCGGAAGATCACGCTGGCGGAATATGGCTTTCGCCTGCCGAGCTGCATCGACAATCGCCCGCTGCGCTTCAACGAATGGGACGCGATGCGACCGCAGACAGTCAGCGTTTCTGCGACGCCTGGCAATTGGGAAATGGAGCAGACAGGCGGCGTATTCTCCGAACAGGTGATCCGTCCCACGGGGCTGATCGATCCGCCAGTGGAGATCAAGCCGGTCGAGGATCAGGTCGACGACCTCATCAACGAGGCGCGCAAGACGGCGGCGGCGGGATATCGCACGCTGGTGACGACGCTGACCAAGCGGATGGCGGAGGATCTGACCGAGTTCATGCATGAGGCGGGGCTGAAGGTCCGCTACATGCACAGCGACGTGGAGACATTGGAGCGCATCGAGCTGATCCGCGATTTGCGGCTAGGCGTCTATGACGTGCTGGTCGGCATCAACCTGCTGCGCGAGGGGCTGGATATCCCGGAGTGCGGACTGGTTGGGATCTTGGACGCGGACAAGGAAGGCTTCCTGCGCTCCGAAACTTCGCTGATCCAGACGATCGGGCGCGCGGCGCGTAACGTCGATGGCCGCGTGATCCTCTATGCCGACCGCGTGACCGGCAGCATGGAGCGGGCGCTCAACGAGACCGGGCGGCGGCGCGAGAAGCAGGAGGCATACAACCTCGAACATGGCATCACGCCGACAACGATCAAGCGCAACATCGGCGACATCATCGCCCATGTTTCGAACAAGGACAGCGTGCTGGTCGACACGGGCGACGCGGATCGCCCGCACATGGTGGGCCACAACCTGCGCGCGTACATCGAAGACCTGGAAAAGAAGATGCGCGCAGCCGCCTCCGACTTGGAGTTCGAGGAAGCCGGCCGCATCCGTGACGAAATCCGCAAGTTGGAAGCAGAGGAACTTGGATTGCCGGTCGATCAACAGGTCGCCGCGCCAAGGGGCCGCGCGAGCGAAGGCAAGCCGGGCACGCGGAAGATGCGCTATGGGAAGACGCAGCGGAAATTTGGGTAGCGCCCACGCCGATTAGCGGTTGAGGCTGTTGCTTGGCTGGGCCATACCCCGGCGATGCGATTTTTCCGATTTCCGCTCGCCGCTCTTGTCCTTGTTGCGTCGTGCGTTGCGCCGCCTCGGCAGGAGCCTGCGCCCGCGCCGCTG encodes:
- a CDS encoding arylamine N-acetyltransferase family protein, which gives rise to MFSRSRGQQACGVLHRTRPLIAPFDLPAYLDRIDLPVAPAPDLGGLAAVHRAHRLAIPFENLDIPLGRGIAIDGPSVFAKLVKRKRGGYCFEQNSLFLRALHVLGFTARPLLARVWLLATATPPLTHTLNLVTIEGREWIADAGFGGSFSPPLPLEDGAQTLAPDGTAHRLILRDERTWMLERAGDPGATDGRSAATRDWQAQYSFTLDPVEAIDLELSNHWTATRPDTRFTTLTIASRVMADGFISLFDRQLSVHRNGQNDSRLIETVADYREVLIGQFGLALADAEVEHLFHQL
- a CDS encoding VOC family protein produces the protein MIGYVTLGINNVETARAYYDGLLGSIGASRLFEQGEDGNFLTMYATSFEAPGIAITRPFDGGAASPGNGNMVGIERPTRADVDAFHAKALELGGTDEGAPGLRGPEGPQAFYGAYFRDPEGNKLAAFCIGPDH
- a CDS encoding DUF3617 domain-containing protein, whose amino-acid sequence is MVARNGPRNGCAATRETAGMKAAILVFGAALLLTGCGKNDKAATGPMTAEQVASKMDEVKLEPGEWEATQEILDVQMTGLPKDAPANAMKQMVGQKNTVKHCITPEQAAKPGADFLAAQKDAKCAYANMDMNNGIISGTMTCSAPNNPKAVMKMMLKGTYQPTSYAMAMEMQSEGMGGGMGMTMKIKSEGKRIGDCPAGAATTPKAGD
- the uvrB gene encoding excinuclease ABC subunit UvrB, translated to MAIQIRTSLAEPETGEDFVPHRPARPEKTEGGRPFTLVSDYEPAGDQPTAIAELVQTALAGEHDQVLLGVTGSGKTFTMAKVIEALQRPALILAPNKILAAQLYGEFKSFFPDNAVEYFVSYYDYYQPEAYVPRSDTYIEKESSTNESIDRMRHSATRALLERDDVIIVASVSCLYGIGSVETYSAMTFPIKKGEVADQREMIRKLVALQYKRNDMGFARGNFRVKGDNLEIFPSHYEDTAWRISFFGDEVEEIAEFDPLSGKRIATLDYVKVFPNSHHVTPGPTLKQAMDAIRHELSERLKELIMEGKLLEAQRLEQRTNFDLEMIQATGSCAGIENYSRFLSGRLPGEPPPTLFEYLPENALLFVDESHQTVPQIGAMARGDHRRKITLAEYGFRLPSCIDNRPLRFNEWDAMRPQTVSVSATPGNWEMEQTGGVFSEQVIRPTGLIDPPVEIKPVEDQVDDLINEARKTAAAGYRTLVTTLTKRMAEDLTEFMHEAGLKVRYMHSDVETLERIELIRDLRLGVYDVLVGINLLREGLDIPECGLVGILDADKEGFLRSETSLIQTIGRAARNVDGRVILYADRVTGSMERALNETGRRREKQEAYNLEHGITPTTIKRNIGDIIAHVSNKDSVLVDTGDADRPHMVGHNLRAYIEDLEKKMRAAASDLEFEEAGRIRDEIRKLEAEELGLPVDQQVAAPRGRASEGKPGTRKMRYGKTQRKFG